The following are encoded in a window of Solidesulfovibrio magneticus RS-1 genomic DNA:
- a CDS encoding PAS domain S-box protein: MDRTDFAPLFGRRLRHVRRLCGLTQARLAERSGVSLEHCNKIERGAAAPSLAVIHAFSRALGVEPATLFLPERDAADEAGEAGIDWAAVHGRQGLFLWTPGTGMVRLAASLRRLLGYAGKARKEAWDVFFQAVFGSADGEAARAAAALAGLGDRQGLGVRFFRRDGETRRGSLVLELASAGRDKLYCIGVLTDVSEPSRLERVVRAEAALIDRRVRERTARLEREADRQRREIADLAEREARYRGVFEHAPLGVALTTPGGRYIEANPALARMYGYASPRELARAVRDIAGQLYAEPGRREAMEQELADSGAVSRFEATVRRRDGSLLATRRDVRAIPDAEGNPLYYEHFVQDSSAMDTAEHSLRRYARIIAASTDMVALVTPDGRYVFVNDAYVAAFGHAREAIVGHHATDFLDPDYFDREVAPRLASCAAGEVVHFEYWVELPARGRRYLSIHYSPWVEEGSDERYIVASLRDMTDARLAVDELRESEKTTSILYRVSSAVASEEHMDSLFRAVRNILAEAVDVDEFLIALVDREADALNHALCIGQDGPPPPIHELSKRLTPLTRENFNDFRETSVLVEVMRTAHPLLVTRRGMRLTGLTWPGRTPEVWLGVPIRVRQEVLGVMAVMHFADSGRYGKKEADLLLSVAEQLALGVERRRNLDALRAAKEEADRANQAKSRFLASMSHEIRTPMNAILGLTDVTLRTELTPEQRDYLETVQDSARHLLGILNDILDFSKIEARQMELEVVDYDLHELARSVVKTLGVSARTKGLWLSLDITPGVPRHVRGDPGKVRQILVNLVGNAVKFTAAGGVSLRLAHAEAHPDTPPHLELAVADTGIGIEPSLLSAIFESFRQADNSTARRYGGTGLGLAISREMAQLMGGDITVESVPGNGSRFVLSIPFEAGRPPASAFGQVPALGSPGGGLRVLVAEDNPVNIKLMTIHLHKLGHQVAVATSGEAALDKLAHAPFDLVLMDIEMPSMDGLTAARLIRAGGRPDLPIVAADVPIVAVTAHVSPEVREACAAAGMDAYIGKPINLEELASVIRSLDRRQDTQYLRAASLAAALAPAAQAVPGPSVAAPLADGPQGVLDTGWALARLGIDQLLFDPILTISLDELRRRLDLAEQALAGRDLAGLALHAHTIKSAAATIGAARCQELAAALEQAGNARDEAEARKLALGLRDACQDVFEAASSRP, translated from the coding sequence ATGGATCGAACGGACTTTGCACCACTTTTCGGGCGCAGGCTGCGCCATGTCCGGCGGCTGTGCGGCCTTACCCAGGCTCGGCTTGCCGAGCGGTCCGGCGTGTCCCTTGAGCATTGCAACAAGATCGAGCGCGGGGCGGCCGCACCATCCCTGGCTGTCATTCACGCCTTCAGCCGGGCCCTTGGGGTGGAGCCGGCCACCTTGTTCTTGCCTGAACGCGACGCCGCCGACGAAGCCGGCGAGGCCGGCATCGACTGGGCGGCGGTCCATGGCCGCCAAGGGCTTTTTCTCTGGACGCCGGGCACGGGCATGGTGCGGTTGGCCGCGTCCTTGCGCCGGTTGCTGGGCTATGCCGGCAAGGCCCGCAAGGAGGCCTGGGATGTTTTTTTTCAGGCGGTTTTCGGAAGCGCCGACGGCGAGGCCGCCCGGGCTGCCGCAGCCCTGGCCGGCCTCGGCGACCGCCAGGGCCTTGGCGTGCGGTTTTTCCGGCGCGACGGCGAGACGCGGCGCGGCTCCCTTGTGCTGGAGCTGGCGAGCGCCGGCCGCGACAAGCTCTACTGCATCGGCGTGCTCACCGACGTGTCCGAACCAAGCCGCCTGGAGCGGGTGGTGCGGGCCGAGGCGGCGCTCATTGACCGCCGGGTGCGCGAGCGCACGGCCCGGCTGGAGCGGGAAGCCGACCGCCAGCGCCGGGAGATCGCCGATCTGGCCGAACGCGAGGCCCGCTACCGGGGCGTGTTCGAACATGCCCCTCTGGGCGTGGCCCTGACCACGCCGGGCGGCCGCTATATCGAGGCCAACCCGGCCCTGGCCCGGATGTACGGCTACGCCTCGCCCCGGGAACTGGCCCGGGCGGTGCGCGACATCGCCGGCCAGCTCTACGCCGAACCCGGCCGGCGCGAAGCCATGGAGCAGGAACTGGCCGATTCCGGGGCCGTCAGCCGCTTCGAAGCCACGGTGCGTCGCCGCGACGGCAGCCTGCTCGCCACCCGGCGCGACGTGCGGGCCATTCCCGACGCCGAGGGCAACCCCCTTTATTACGAGCATTTCGTTCAGGATAGTTCGGCCATGGACACGGCCGAGCATTCGCTTCGCCGCTATGCCCGCATCATCGCCGCTTCCACGGACATGGTCGCCCTGGTGACGCCCGACGGCCGCTACGTGTTCGTCAACGATGCCTATGTAGCGGCTTTTGGCCACGCCCGCGAAGCCATCGTCGGCCACCATGCCACGGATTTTCTCGATCCCGACTATTTCGACCGGGAGGTGGCCCCGCGCCTGGCCTCCTGCGCCGCCGGCGAAGTCGTGCATTTCGAATATTGGGTGGAACTTCCAGCCCGGGGCCGTCGCTATCTGTCCATCCACTATTCGCCCTGGGTCGAGGAAGGCTCCGACGAACGCTATATCGTGGCCAGCCTGCGCGATATGACCGACGCCCGGTTGGCCGTGGACGAACTGCGCGAGAGCGAAAAAACCACTTCCATTCTCTACCGGGTGTCCAGCGCCGTGGCCTCGGAAGAGCACATGGACAGCCTGTTTCGGGCCGTGCGCAACATCCTGGCCGAAGCCGTGGATGTGGACGAATTTCTCATCGCCCTGGTCGACCGAGAGGCCGACGCCCTGAACCATGCCCTTTGCATCGGCCAGGACGGCCCGCCGCCGCCCATCCATGAGCTTTCCAAACGGCTGACGCCGCTGACTCGCGAAAATTTCAACGATTTTCGGGAAACAAGCGTCCTTGTCGAGGTCATGCGCACGGCCCACCCCCTGCTCGTCACCCGGCGGGGAATGCGCCTGACCGGTCTGACCTGGCCCGGCCGCACCCCGGAGGTCTGGCTTGGGGTGCCCATCCGGGTGCGCCAGGAAGTGCTCGGGGTCATGGCCGTGATGCATTTTGCCGATTCCGGGCGCTACGGCAAGAAAGAAGCCGATCTGCTCCTGTCCGTGGCCGAGCAACTGGCCCTTGGCGTGGAGCGGCGGCGCAACCTCGACGCCCTGCGCGCCGCCAAGGAGGAGGCCGACCGGGCCAATCAGGCCAAAAGCCGATTTCTGGCCAGCATGAGCCACGAAATCCGCACGCCCATGAACGCCATCCTGGGGCTTACCGACGTGACCCTTCGCACCGAGCTGACCCCGGAGCAGCGCGACTATCTGGAAACCGTCCAGGATTCGGCCCGCCATCTGCTCGGCATCTTAAACGACATCCTCGACTTCTCGAAAATCGAGGCCCGGCAGATGGAACTGGAGGTCGTGGACTACGATCTCCACGAGCTGGCCCGGTCGGTGGTCAAGACCCTGGGCGTCTCGGCCCGGACCAAGGGCCTGTGGCTGTCCCTGGACATCACCCCGGGCGTGCCCCGGCATGTGCGGGGCGACCCGGGCAAGGTCCGCCAGATCCTCGTCAACCTCGTCGGCAACGCCGTCAAATTCACGGCCGCTGGCGGCGTGTCCCTGCGCCTGGCCCATGCCGAGGCCCACCCGGATACGCCGCCCCATCTGGAACTGGCCGTGGCCGACACCGGCATCGGCATCGAACCGTCGCTGCTCTCGGCCATTTTCGAGAGCTTCCGCCAGGCCGACAATTCCACGGCCCGGCGCTACGGCGGCACCGGCCTGGGCCTGGCCATCAGCCGGGAGATGGCCCAGCTCATGGGCGGCGACATCACCGTGGAATCCGTGCCCGGCAACGGCAGCCGGTTCGTGCTGTCCATCCCCTTCGAGGCCGGCCGGCCGCCGGCGTCGGCCTTTGGCCAGGTCCCGGCCCTCGGCTCTCCGGGCGGCGGCCTGCGGGTCCTGGTGGCCGAGGACAACCCGGTCAACATCAAGCTCATGACCATCCATCTGCACAAGCTCGGCCATCAGGTCGCCGTGGCCACCTCCGGCGAGGCCGCCCTGGACAAGCTCGCCCACGCCCCCTTCGACCTCGTGCTCATGGACATCGAAATGCCGTCCATGGACGGACTCACCGCCGCCCGGCTCATTCGGGCCGGCGGCCGCCCGGACCTGCCCATCGTCGCCGCCGACGTGCCCATCGTGGCCGTCACCGCCCACGTGTCGCCGGAGGTGCGCGAGGCGTGCGCAGCCGCCGGCATGGACGCCTACATCGGCAAACCCATCAATCTTGAGGAACTGGCCTCGGTGATCCGTTCCCTGGACCGTCGCCAGGACACCCAATACCTCCGGGCGGCAAGCCTCGCGGCGGCTCTGGCCCCGGCTGCGCAAGCGGTTCCCGGACCATCGGTCGCCGCGCCCTTGGCCGACGGCCCCCAGGGCGTGCTGGACACCGGTTGGGCCCTGGCCCGGCTCGGCATCGACCAGCTGCTGTTCGACCCCATTCTGACCATTTCCCTGGACGAACTGCGCCGCCGTCTGGACCTGGCCGAACAGGCCCTGGCCGGCCGGGACCTGGCCGGGCTGGCCTTGCACGCCCACACCATCAAATCCGCCGCCGCCACCATCGGCGCGGCCCGCTGCCAGGAACTGGCCGCCGCCCTGGAGCAGGCCGGCAATGCCCGCGACGAGGCCGAAGCCCGCAAGCTCGCCTTGGGCCTTCGCGACGCCTGCCAGGACGTGTTCGAGGCGGCTTCGTCCCGGCCTTGA
- a CDS encoding uridine kinase, which translates to MSKLIREQAEGGRLHIDSPLMGESLVSRALLATQGQREVFRMHPDVNVLKIGGQSIMDRGAKALLPILDELLKAKEQHKIILMTGGGTRARHIYNIGLELGMPTGVLSKLGDKVASQNAEILSVLLAKHGGVRIGHGDHLEQLTMFCQLGYLPITPGIPPYGFFEHPAEEGMIPPHRTDSGAFLLAENIGAKSLIYLKDEKGLYSDDPKKAKDREKLEFYGRISVSELTALNLDDLIVERPVLRFLKHSKVIKQFQVIDALRHPEHILAALNGEHVGTIVYKDE; encoded by the coding sequence ATGAGCAAACTCATCCGTGAACAGGCCGAAGGCGGCCGCCTGCATATCGACTCGCCGCTCATGGGCGAATCCCTGGTCAGCCGGGCGCTTTTGGCTACCCAGGGCCAGCGCGAAGTCTTCCGTATGCACCCCGACGTCAACGTGCTCAAAATCGGCGGCCAGTCCATCATGGACCGGGGAGCCAAGGCCCTGCTGCCAATCCTCGACGAACTGCTCAAGGCCAAGGAACAGCACAAGATCATCCTCATGACCGGCGGCGGCACCCGGGCGCGCCATATCTACAACATCGGCCTGGAACTCGGCATGCCCACGGGCGTGCTGTCCAAGCTCGGCGACAAGGTGGCCTCCCAGAACGCCGAAATCCTCTCCGTGCTCCTGGCCAAACACGGCGGCGTGCGCATCGGCCACGGCGATCACCTCGAACAGCTCACCATGTTCTGCCAGCTCGGCTACCTGCCCATCACCCCGGGCATCCCGCCCTACGGCTTCTTCGAACACCCGGCCGAAGAGGGCATGATTCCGCCCCACCGCACCGATTCCGGCGCGTTCCTCCTGGCCGAAAATATCGGCGCGAAATCGCTCATTTACCTCAAGGACGAAAAGGGCCTCTACAGCGACGATCCCAAAAAGGCCAAGGACCGCGAAAAACTCGAATTCTACGGCCGCATCTCCGTCAGCGAACTGACCGCGCTCAACCTCGACGACCTCATCGTGGAACGGCCCGTGCTGCGCTTCCTCAAGCACAGCAAGGTCATCAAACAATTCCAGGTCATCGACGCCCTGCGCCATCCCGAGCACATCCTCGCGGCCCTCAACGGCGAACACGTCGGCACTATCGTCTACAAGGACGAGTAG
- a CDS encoding helix-turn-helix transcriptional regulator: MSEKAGPGKQDRYMQPSILMALLDGRSHGYELLQQIGEYGFLKGDAPPGMIYRHLRQMEDEGLVASQWDASGSGPAKRVYAITDEGREVLDAWVGYMERHAASLLAFVERYKKR, translated from the coding sequence ATGTCGGAAAAAGCGGGGCCGGGTAAACAGGACCGCTACATGCAGCCGTCGATCCTGATGGCGTTGCTGGACGGCCGGTCGCACGGCTATGAGCTGTTGCAACAGATTGGCGAGTATGGATTTTTGAAGGGCGACGCGCCGCCGGGGATGATTTACCGGCACTTGCGCCAGATGGAGGACGAGGGGTTGGTGGCGTCCCAGTGGGACGCGTCCGGGTCTGGTCCGGCCAAGCGGGTGTACGCGATCACGGACGAGGGGCGGGAGGTTTTGGACGCCTGGGTGGGCTACATGGAGCGCCACGCCGCCAGCCTGCTGGCTTTCGTGGAGCGCTACAAAAAACGGTAA
- a CDS encoding substrate-binding domain-containing protein, whose protein sequence is MRAIIPVFLALILAAGSALAGPTVEESYGPGPKTFSLATGSPGELGLLKLLGEGYCAQAGCRLDWIKAGSGQSLDMLQKGEVDMIMVHAPAAEKKAVAEGWAGCSTLIGSNEFFIVGPAADPAGIAKATSAADAYRKIAQAQAKFFSRGDNSGTHKKETDTWKDAGITPSGDWYVVTKAFMTATLKRANDEAGYFMTDSSTWVAEKKNTPKLQILFSGDKKLVNTYHALCRQTDGKPASELAAGFIAFVASPKGQDIIRAFGKDAHGEALYNDAAYAKKYE, encoded by the coding sequence ATGCGCGCCATCATCCCCGTTTTCCTGGCCCTGATCCTGGCCGCCGGCTCGGCCCTGGCCGGCCCCACCGTCGAGGAAAGCTACGGCCCCGGCCCCAAGACCTTTTCCCTGGCCACCGGCAGCCCCGGCGAACTCGGCCTGTTAAAACTGCTTGGCGAGGGCTACTGCGCCCAGGCCGGCTGCCGGCTGGACTGGATCAAGGCCGGTTCGGGCCAGTCCCTGGACATGCTCCAGAAAGGCGAAGTGGACATGATCATGGTCCACGCTCCGGCGGCCGAGAAAAAAGCCGTGGCCGAGGGCTGGGCCGGCTGCTCGACGCTCATTGGCTCCAACGAATTCTTCATCGTCGGCCCGGCCGCCGACCCGGCCGGCATCGCCAAGGCGACCTCGGCCGCCGACGCCTACCGCAAAATCGCCCAGGCCCAGGCCAAGTTCTTCTCGCGCGGGGACAACTCCGGCACCCACAAAAAGGAAACCGACACCTGGAAGGATGCCGGCATCACCCCCTCGGGCGACTGGTACGTCGTGACCAAGGCCTTCATGACCGCCACCCTCAAGCGGGCCAATGACGAGGCCGGCTACTTCATGACCGACAGCAGCACCTGGGTGGCCGAAAAGAAAAACACCCCCAAGCTGCAAATCCTGTTTTCCGGCGACAAGAAGCTCGTCAACACCTACCACGCCCTGTGCCGCCAGACCGACGGCAAGCCGGCCTCGGAGCTGGCCGCCGGCTTCATCGCCTTCGTGGCCTCCCCAAAGGGGCAGGACATCATCCGGGCCTTTGGCAAGGACGCCCACGGCGAAGCGCTCTACAACGACGCGGCCTACGCCAAGAAATACGAATAA
- a CDS encoding ABC transporter permease, with product MTTDPRFTWLFWTVWRRNLLVYRRIWTVNFLPPMLEPVFYLLAFGLGFSGLVREVHWNGQTLSYTEFFAPSMLAATVMWQAFLETSYASFVRMFYQKTYDALLATPLTVEEIIIAEIVWGATRAVIAAVLMLVVIALLGYVPSLHALAILPIAFLGGLAFGAMGMATTSVTSSIDMFNLPIFLVITPMFLFSGTFFPLTGLPAWAVGLAQGLPLYHLAELTRSACLGLLDASSLWHMLALAACAALFIPLSLAGMRRRLVK from the coding sequence ATGACCACCGATCCCCGCTTCACCTGGCTTTTTTGGACCGTCTGGCGGCGCAACCTGCTGGTCTACCGCCGCATCTGGACGGTCAACTTCCTGCCGCCCATGCTGGAGCCGGTCTTCTACCTGCTGGCCTTTGGCCTGGGCTTTTCCGGGCTGGTGCGGGAGGTCCACTGGAACGGCCAGACCCTGTCCTACACCGAGTTCTTCGCCCCCTCCATGCTGGCCGCCACCGTCATGTGGCAGGCCTTTCTGGAGACTTCCTACGCCTCGTTCGTGCGCATGTTCTACCAAAAAACCTACGACGCCCTGCTGGCCACGCCGCTGACCGTCGAAGAAATCATCATTGCCGAGATCGTCTGGGGCGCGACCCGGGCGGTCATCGCCGCCGTGCTCATGCTCGTGGTCATCGCCCTGCTCGGCTACGTCCCGAGCCTGCACGCCCTGGCCATCCTGCCCATCGCCTTCCTTGGCGGCCTGGCCTTCGGCGCCATGGGCATGGCCACCACCAGCGTCACCTCGTCCATCGACATGTTCAACCTGCCGATCTTCCTGGTTATCACGCCCATGTTCCTGTTTTCCGGCACGTTTTTCCCCTTGACCGGCCTGCCGGCCTGGGCCGTGGGCCTGGCCCAGGGCCTGCCGCTCTACCATCTGGCCGAACTCACCCGTTCCGCCTGCCTGGGGCTCCTCGACGCGTCTTCCCTCTGGCACATGCTGGCCCTGGCCGCCTGCGCCGCCCTCTTCATCCCCCTGTCCCTGGCCGGCATGCGGCGGCGGCTGGTGAAGTAG
- a CDS encoding response regulator, whose translation MPMLIVADDSMFQRFQSAKTAKEAGFEVIEAKDGAECLRLLREHHPDVLLLDLNMPDPGGVAVLEALAAEAADVRVCVVTADIQETTKARCLELGARAFLNKPVDHDVLRRMLADLLAECGC comes from the coding sequence ATGCCCATGCTCATCGTCGCCGACGACTCCATGTTTCAGCGTTTTCAGTCTGCCAAGACCGCCAAGGAAGCCGGCTTCGAGGTCATCGAAGCCAAGGACGGGGCCGAGTGCCTGCGACTTTTGCGCGAGCACCACCCCGACGTGCTGCTGCTTGACCTCAACATGCCCGATCCCGGCGGCGTGGCCGTGCTGGAGGCCCTGGCCGCCGAGGCGGCGGACGTTCGCGTCTGCGTGGTCACGGCCGACATCCAGGAAACCACCAAGGCGCGCTGCCTGGAGCTCGGAGCCAGGGCCTTCCTCAACAAACCCGTGGACCACGACGTGTTGCGCCGGATGCTGGCCGACCTGCTCGCGGAGTGCGGCTGCTAG
- a CDS encoding sigma-54-dependent transcriptional regulator, which translates to MDAVSFAVLRRAVDCLALAEDTGRSLDAVLAGLLAVLAETPALTHAAVVLLDADERPAIRASLGSPDMGLILSATLERGQDAGRARVLRRGAAAVAADDSGEVVVSRDEAAMLAAPVVVGGACAGVFFADALLGGEASLADELRAAVLIAGLIGRLADMAGVAVSRGTALTRELTFLRSKVSLRYRHVFSDGQSPVMRQLRAEADRAALSDAPLALVGEDGSGRAVLARLIHELSPRAVHPFTVFAAGEQSDPAEAGRRLFGGARGYAGGSGPGLLEEAEGGMVLIEDAHRLHPELAQRLAAYLATGTYTRLGGGRERRGTARLAFQAPSEQALSPELTAVATLTAIRVPSLRERPEDIPALLDHLFSVEAARGGRRMTLTSKALRALETYDWPGNIREMELMASRLAVTAPEERIDIADIPPEVLAEGERPPVLPEDAAELRDMERQQVLNALERHGWVQSRAARELGLTLRQIGYRIRKYGLAREGEEDV; encoded by the coding sequence ATGGATGCCGTGAGTTTCGCCGTCCTGCGTCGGGCTGTGGATTGTCTGGCCCTTGCCGAGGACACGGGCCGCAGCCTGGATGCCGTGCTGGCCGGGTTGTTGGCTGTTTTGGCCGAGACGCCGGCCTTGACCCATGCCGCCGTGGTGCTGCTCGACGCCGACGAGCGGCCGGCCATACGGGCCAGCCTGGGATCGCCGGACATGGGGCTTATCCTGTCGGCGACGCTGGAGCGCGGCCAGGACGCGGGCCGGGCGCGGGTGTTGCGGCGCGGCGCGGCGGCGGTTGCGGCCGACGACAGCGGCGAGGTGGTGGTTTCCCGCGACGAGGCGGCCATGCTGGCCGCGCCGGTGGTGGTGGGCGGCGCCTGCGCGGGCGTTTTTTTTGCCGACGCGCTCCTGGGCGGTGAGGCGTCCCTGGCCGACGAACTGCGCGCGGCGGTGCTCATTGCCGGGCTTATCGGCCGGCTGGCGGACATGGCCGGGGTGGCCGTGTCGCGCGGAACGGCCCTCACCCGGGAACTGACGTTTTTGCGCTCCAAGGTGTCGTTGCGCTACCGCCATGTGTTTTCGGACGGCCAAAGCCCGGTGATGCGCCAGTTGCGGGCCGAGGCCGACCGGGCGGCCCTGTCCGACGCGCCGTTGGCCCTGGTCGGCGAGGACGGCTCGGGCCGGGCGGTGCTGGCCCGGCTCATCCATGAGCTTTCGCCCCGGGCGGTGCATCCGTTTACGGTGTTCGCAGCCGGGGAGCAGTCCGACCCGGCCGAAGCCGGCCGCCGGCTTTTCGGCGGGGCGCGGGGCTATGCCGGGGGCAGCGGCCCGGGACTTCTGGAAGAGGCCGAGGGCGGCATGGTGCTCATCGAGGACGCCCACCGTCTGCATCCAGAGCTGGCCCAGCGTCTGGCGGCCTACCTGGCCACGGGCACGTACACCCGCCTGGGCGGCGGCCGGGAGCGCCGGGGCACGGCGCGGCTGGCCTTCCAGGCCCCCAGCGAACAGGCGCTGTCCCCGGAACTGACCGCCGTGGCCACCCTGACCGCCATCCGCGTGCCGAGCCTGCGGGAGCGCCCCGAGGACATCCCAGCACTCCTGGACCATCTTTTTTCGGTGGAAGCCGCGCGCGGCGGCCGGCGCATGACGCTCACGTCCAAGGCGCTGCGGGCGCTGGAGACCTACGACTGGCCGGGCAACATCCGCGAGATGGAACTCATGGCCTCGCGGCTGGCCGTGACCGCCCCGGAAGAGCGCATCGACATCGCCGACATCCCCCCCGAGGTGCTGGCCGAGGGCGAACGGCCGCCGGTTCTGCCCGAGGACGCGGCCGAACTGCGCGACATGGAGCGCCAGCAGGTCTTAAACGCCCTGGAGCGCCACGGCTGGGTGCAGTCGCGGGCCGCCCGGGAGCTGGGGCTCACCCTGCGCCAGATCGGCTACCGCATCCGCAAATACGGCCTGGCCCGCGAGGGCGAGGAAGACGTCTGA
- a CDS encoding chemotaxis protein CheC has product MSLSSLQLDIMQELINIGVGRAAGMLNQMVNTHIQLQVPVLRVLTPVQLAALYATRPNSVFSAVQLSFTGEFAGLSALIFPPTSADKLVSVILGNGNMPADAAAMRTGTLQEVGNIVLNGVMGSIANILREPLRYSPPDYLEADIGSIIGQSQGMVLVASTQFSMKDHLIDGEVLIIFSLSSFDSLLGAIDALAAG; this is encoded by the coding sequence ATGTCGCTTAGCTCGCTCCAGCTCGACATCATGCAGGAGCTCATCAACATCGGGGTGGGCCGGGCCGCCGGCATGCTCAACCAGATGGTCAACACCCACATCCAGCTCCAGGTGCCGGTGCTGCGGGTGCTGACGCCGGTCCAACTGGCCGCCCTCTACGCCACACGGCCCAATTCCGTTTTTTCGGCGGTACAACTCAGCTTCACCGGCGAATTTGCCGGCCTTAGCGCACTCATTTTCCCGCCCACCTCGGCCGACAAGCTTGTGTCCGTCATCCTCGGCAACGGCAACATGCCGGCCGACGCCGCAGCCATGCGCACCGGCACCCTGCAAGAGGTCGGCAACATCGTCCTCAATGGCGTCATGGGCTCCATCGCCAACATCCTGCGCGAACCCCTGCGCTATTCCCCGCCCGATTACCTCGAAGCCGACATCGGCTCCATCATCGGCCAAAGCCAGGGCATGGTGCTGGTGGCCAGCACCCAGTTCAGCATGAAGGATCACTTGATCGACGGCGAGGTGCTCATCATCTTCAGCCTGTCCTCCTTCGACTCCCTCCTTGGCGCCATCGACGCCCTGGCGGCGGGGTAG
- a CDS encoding TetR/AcrR family transcriptional regulator encodes MNAPARKTSAATAKDREATKRRLIEAVGRVLARQGFQAVGVNTVAREAGVDKVLIYRYFDGLPGLVAAFAREGGFWPDLDELCGGDRPAFLALPFAQRMSLAVRNYLRAVRSRPLTREILAWRFLEKNDLTDALDTARAEAGAAILALAGEGVQRPDVDLPALHVLLGAAINHLAVRQDREPVFAGLPLDDPATWERVEAMLDRMVLAVLG; translated from the coding sequence ATGAACGCTCCAGCCCGCAAAACCTCCGCCGCCACGGCCAAGGACCGGGAAGCCACCAAGCGCCGGCTCATCGAAGCCGTGGGCCGGGTGCTGGCCCGGCAGGGTTTCCAGGCCGTGGGCGTCAACACCGTGGCCCGGGAGGCCGGGGTGGATAAGGTGCTCATCTACCGCTACTTCGACGGGTTGCCCGGGCTGGTGGCGGCCTTTGCCCGGGAGGGTGGCTTCTGGCCCGACCTCGACGAACTGTGCGGCGGCGACCGCCCGGCTTTCCTGGCCCTGCCCTTTGCCCAGCGGATGTCCCTGGCCGTGCGCAACTACCTGCGGGCCGTGCGCTCCCGGCCGCTGACCCGGGAAATCCTGGCCTGGCGGTTTCTGGAGAAAAACGACCTCACCGACGCCCTGGACACGGCCCGGGCCGAAGCCGGCGCGGCCATCCTGGCCCTGGCCGGGGAGGGCGTGCAGCGGCCGGACGTTGATCTGCCGGCACTGCACGTGCTGCTCGGCGCGGCCATCAACCACCTGGCCGTGCGCCAGGACCGCGAACCGGTCTTCGCCGGCTTGCCCCTGGACGACCCGGCCACCTGGGAACGCGTCGAAGCCATGCTCGACCGCATGGTGCTCGCCGTGCTGGGATAA
- a CDS encoding ABC transporter ATP-binding protein: MRPENDTTEQPVLELTDVRKAYGDFEAVRGVSFAVSRGECFGLLGPNGAGKTTTIRMIYGFSPRCAGEIRLFGQDIATAFRRVKARLGVCQQGNTLDPDLSVLENLLVFAGYFGIPRAEAKARAEELLAFFALEGKKRFQYEELSGGMARRLMLARAIVNRPELLILDEPTTGLDPQSRNTLWDRLLDLKRQGMTILLTTHAMEEAERFCDRLCIIDHGRVVTEGDPAGLVAAHAGRHALEVESPEPAMAEHLAAAGARFDRSGRRLIVYGDDKAALLALRERFCAESGFLRPATLEDVFLRATGRELRE, from the coding sequence ATGCGACCCGAAAACGACACTACGGAGCAGCCGGTTCTTGAGCTGACCGACGTGCGCAAGGCCTACGGCGACTTCGAGGCCGTGCGCGGAGTGAGCTTTGCCGTGTCCCGGGGCGAATGCTTCGGACTTTTAGGCCCTAACGGCGCGGGCAAGACCACCACCATCCGCATGATCTACGGCTTCTCGCCGCGCTGTGCCGGCGAGATCCGCCTGTTCGGCCAGGACATCGCCACGGCCTTTCGCCGCGTCAAGGCCCGCCTGGGCGTCTGCCAGCAGGGCAACACCCTGGACCCGGACCTGAGCGTGCTCGAAAACCTCCTCGTCTTTGCCGGCTATTTCGGCATCCCCCGGGCCGAGGCCAAGGCCCGGGCCGAGGAACTCCTGGCCTTTTTCGCCCTGGAAGGCAAAAAACGCTTCCAGTACGAGGAACTCTCCGGCGGCATGGCCCGCCGGCTCATGCTGGCCCGGGCCATCGTCAACCGGCCGGAACTGCTCATCCTCGACGAACCCACCACCGGCCTGGACCCCCAGTCGCGCAACACCCTGTGGGACCGGCTGCTGGACCTCAAACGCCAGGGCATGACGATTCTCCTCACCACCCATGCCATGGAAGAGGCCGAGCGATTTTGCGACCGGCTGTGCATCATCGACCACGGCCGGGTGGTCACCGAAGGCGACCCGGCCGGACTGGTGGCCGCCCATGCCGGACGCCACGCCCTGGAAGTGGAATCCCCGGAACCGGCCATGGCCGAACATCTGGCCGCCGCCGGGGCGCGGTTCGACCGCTCGGGCCGCCGGCTCATCGTCTACGGCGACGACAAGGCGGCGCTCCTCGCCCTTCGCGAGCGCTTTTGCGCCGAGTCGGGCTTTCTGCGGCCGGCCACCCTGGAAGACGTGTTCCTGCGCGCAACCGGCCGGGAGCTTCGCGAATGA